The nucleotide sequence GGAGAAGCGGTGGCCTCGCGCGGGCGAGTGGCGCTCATCCACGCTGGCACTGGACCGGTCAACACGGGGTGGCTGTAGCGGTTTCGAAACAGAGGAGCGGCGCGGCGTGAAACAGGAGTGCGGCGGCGAGGAAGAGACGAAGACGCAGGGGACGGAGGGGCGCGGCTCCAGGCGCGGGACGGCGGCCTCCGGCGATGGGCGTCTGGGTTCGGGGCGAAGCAGTTGGAGGCACGAACTTGTTCTCGAGCAGAGGACGACGGCGGACTTGGCGCAAGCTCCCAGCGACTGGGTGTGGCCTGCTCTGGCGAGATGCAAGCAGGGGAGGCGAAGATCGAGTGGCGCGGGAGTAGCATCGCGCGGCGACGTGGGTCGACGTCCTCCTGGACGGCTGGACCGATGGAGCTTGGAGTCCCCGAGCTGCGCGGGGACGAGGAGGTGGCACGCGAGATGGAGCTCAGGGCGCTCGTGGCTgcaggagaggggcgacgggcagAGGAGCTTGACGCGGGGTCTTGGGGCACCGGCGAGGTGGCGAGGTTCGGCAACGACGGGGATGACCGGCTGAGCTGCTGCTCCGGTTGGCGGTAGCGAGGCGATGGAGCTCGTGCTCCTGGACGACGTGAGGCTCGGGGCTTGAGCAGGGGAGGCTATGCTTGGAGGCGAAGCGCTTGATCCACCGCGATGCTCGGGCGGCTGCGCGCAAAACCAGGGATCTGGTCGGAGGCTACGTTtggtggggatggatcccgaggggaagaATGAGAGCGGTGGCGGCGCGGATGGGACTGGGTGGATGGGACGACGAGGGTCTAGGGTTGCCCCGATATTTATATAGCAGGTGGATTTGGGGTGCATCTGGGCCCTCCGATTCAAATCAGACGATCGAGAAAATTAGGCTATGGGCGTCCAAATAAGATACCGAAGATGTTTTagggacgtttggggatgatccgaaacCAACGGTCATGACTGCTCGGGTCGTGTTCAGGTAAGTTTTCGGACACGCGAGGGGGTCNNNNNNNNNNNNNNNNNNNNNNNNNNNNNNNNNNNNNNNNNNNNNNNNNNNNNNNNNNNNNNNNNNNNNNNNNNNNNNNNNNNNNNNNNNNNNNNNNNNNNNNNNNNNNNNNNNNNNNNNNNNNNNNNNNNNNNNNNNNNNNNNNNNNNNNNNNNNNNNNNNNNNNNNNNNNNNNNNNNNNNNNNNNNNNNNNNNNNNNNNNNNNNNNNNNNNNNNNNNNNNNNNNNNNNNNNNAGACCtcgggctgaggggagagaagagagggagaggcCCGACAGTAGTcttcggagaccgaaaatgtccgacgatttgaccgactataatgccgctatagttatccgttgggacgtcaaacggactccgaatgcgatgaaacttggcaagcggtCTACtggcaacaaaacaacaccgcacaccaactttcatcccattccgaaaACATTTGCCgatcacttataaaataatatttcggacatgtcacggacgcgtgcgagtgtgtctgggctcagaatggacaacggaaagaactgggagaaacccggacagatgcaagttttgaaaacatgcagatgcaatgcggatgatgacatgacaagatacaacacacaagcgaatgacaagacaacaataacgaataactggaagacacctggcgcatcggtcttgaCGTCAAACTGAGTCGCTGGATGCTTTCACGCAGATGCAACCGGCCGAACCGCTCCGTTGTGAAACGTTTTCCTTCAAAGGCGGTTTGAAGCACATGGACGCCACCTAAGCAAAGATTCTTTGCATGGTTAATTTTACGATGGTTGCCAATGGCAAAGGAGGGGATGGCCGAAAGGTGGCTCAAGTCAATTCTGCAAGAAAGAGCTGGAGACTGCCGTGCATCTTCTACTCAAGTGCAGATTTTCTAGGCGCGTTTGGAAGGACATCAAAGCGTGGCTACGTCTTATTGACACTGAAATAAACCATTGGCAAAACTTCAATCGAGTGTTGGAGTGGCGGAGCTCCTTGGTCTTGCTCACACATTTCTCTTGCTTGCTTCGTGGGAGCTTTGGAATGAACTGAATGGACAGTTCTTCAGGAATGTATCTTCTATGCCTAGAGTAGTTGAGCGTTAAATCAAAGATGAATCAGCCTTGTGGGTTTTTGCTGGGGCAAAGCATTTAAGTTTGATCATGCCAGATCCTCAAAAGACAAACTTTGATCATGCCACGAGAGTAGAAACTTTCGGACACGAGAGTTTGTTCTCTTGTAACTATTTCCAAATTCTTTCCTAATCAATGAGATGGGGCAAAGCTCGTGCCTCCATTTAAAAAAAATGAGCTGAATTAAGGACATATATAGTTAAAAAAAATGTAATCTGAAGAAATGGACAGCCTCATCAGTTTCAGCAGCCAGGGGGTTGCCACCACCGGGAAAGAGCGGCAAACAAACGCAAACCAGGGCCAAGGTTTTCTCTCGCTAACCATTTTCAAGCAAAATTCCACAATAGTGCATAACTGCAGATGAGCATTcccatttactccctccgtcccaaaatagatgactcaactttgtactaactttgtgggtcatctattttggaacggagggagtatttgctagGAAATCTGATGGCAGATCTTGTGGCGAATATCTCACAAAGCAACATGCTGAAATCCAACTGCGAGACCCAAGATAGCAAATAATCATTTAAGAGATACAGCTCTTTCCCCAATCCAAAACTCCACTTTTCATGCATCAAGTACAGACAACACAGATGGAGCACCTGGTGGACTCGAAATTACAAATCCCCAGAGAAACTGACAAGGTGGGTACAGATCTTAAGGATATCAAGTGTCAAAAGAACTTCACAGTTGACAGCAACTTAAACTCGATAGTCCATGCCAAAGCCACAGGACAATCGAGCATTCATCAAAGAAGGTCTACAGACCAGCAATGAGCAATCACTGAGATAATTTTTGTCTGACAATGTAATCACTGTATCCGGTATAATCTTTTCACATCACTAGTTGACATAAAGAAATTGAAGTAACCCAAGTACCTTCAAAGCTTCTAATGGATGGGCAGAAGAACCATTGTCAGAACCCAATAGCACTTACTTGGGCTGCACCAAATATGATGCCCATACATCATTAGCTGGAGGGGGTGGCTGAACCCAGTGGCCAGGTATACGGCTGCATGCAGGTGCAGACAGTCAATGCATTTAGAAGaattcccgcaaaaaaaatgcATTTAGAAGAATAAAAATACATGTAACTTTTGTTCAACACGGCACATCAGAGATCTCTGTCCACTCCAGTAACTAACTATTATGGTTGTGATTTAGACTAAAATGGATATGTGAAATTCTGTTCTTACAGAACTGCAATGAATGAAGGTTATCATAATTTACAAATATTAGCTGGTTCAATGACACGGTCTGGTATTACAGCCATACCATAAATAAAACTAGATGAAAGCTATATAGAAAGATCCACAAGCCATTTGCAACCTTAACGCACCATTAAGATATCAGCCTATATTTTACGAACTATAAATCCAGCTTTGTTGCTCACCAATGATGCTAGTTTATCATAGTGGACCTAAAGTCAGACGATTTGAACACACCATTACATGATGGTTTCTCATGAGTCTATTTTCCAGCTTATAAAACAAAACCTTTAAAGAATCAGCAAATCATATTTATACGGTGAATTTGCATTGGAGAAGGATGCTTGTGAAATAACTAGCATGGTTTAGTGCTGTTATTATCACGAGACAAGATAAAGCAGCATGAATTGACAAGTAAAAGCCTCACCTTCCTCCAGGTCTGATAAAAGAATCCCACATTCTGCGTACCTACAATCGGAGGTGAAATACATATAAGATACTGTATTGAGTAGCCTGAACTAGTATGAGATTTCGTTAAAAGTGAGGGTAAGTCATGAGATCAAAAAAGAAATGTGAGAATGTAGTTACAAGTGTAAAAAAAGTCAATATCTCGTTCTCTTGTTCTTAAATCATGAATTGGGTGATGTGCGTTTCATCAAGTATGAACATATTGCATTTTTTGCTATGCAATTTCAGTACCGGATCGACGTCCATTTATTTCTGTGTCCTCATCCGCGTGTATGTCTGTGTTAGATAGGCTCTGGAAGGCCTTACTTTACTAACAGGTAGGGCACGTTACTTTTATTCTTTTTTCCTACTcaaagaaataaaatatgaaatcAATAAAACTTCAACAGAATCTCCTACTTTCCTTTCACATAGCTCTCACTAGTGCTTGAAGCAATGGTTATCTGGTAGCTCCATAACATCCCAATGATGACATCCAGTAAAACCCAACAGACCATATCAAAGATTGTTAAGCCTAGTCAGGTAGTTCATTAACACCGTCCTACAAACCCGTGACACTTGCATGAAGTTGAGAGTTTGGAATAAATTACCTCAATGAGTGTCCCCAGGTCATAGCTACTTCCATGATAATAGTGGTAGAACTCAAAAGGCAGATTGGTCAGAGATTCGGAATGCACAGGACCTTTTATCTCGACCTTTTGATCATCATGTTCTGTCTTTTGACTTGCATGATCACTTCTCTCACTTATGCTTGCATCTCCTTGGTTCTGCTCTGGCGCCGACCCACTTTTAGGTTGTCCAAGGCCATCTTCTTGAGCAGTTGTATTATGGGCAGCCTTCCTTGATTCCTCAGCGGTGAGAATAGCATCCTTCGCAGCATCAGTTCGGGCAGCAGTTGCAGCTTGGCGCTCCTCTTCCTCAACTGCAGCCTTGACACGCTCAAGATATTTATCATCCTCTTCTGGCAGAAAATGACCTGAAATATAATTGTCGTCAGTGTTAATTATCAGGCATGCATGGGTTGCAATAGCCAGAATAAAGAAGGCTAATCATATCATCACACCTGGACAACTTTTATAAGTAAAAGTGTTGCCTACAACTGCGTACAGAATTCAAAAATTATGTCTGAGATAGTTCAGAGAACAATGTGACAGTGCTTCCTCCATTTTAATATAAGTCCATTTAGGGATTGTCAATTTACACTGTGATTCCATTTGAGAAAATCAAGGGTTTGGTTACAGCAATCTTATAAACCACTGCCCATTACGCTATGCGAGGGATTCGGGTGGTTATAGAATTCATTTACTACAGAAAAGAATGGTCCAACTAATGACTGATTTCGAGATGTCCTTCAAGCATACGGGATATGGGTCATGTGGCTGATTACGGAAGAAGGAGAGCGGGAGTGGCTAAATGGAGATATCTTGccttgtttcttcagtttttcaaccCTTACAGAGCGGAGCTCCTGTAGTTTCTCGACCATTAGTGCAAGCTCGAGCTGTGAACGGCagattttttttttcagaaaatagTTAGTTGGAATAAGGTAATATTGCACTGATGCTTAAAAAATATTAAGAGCTTATAATCTACACAAACAACTCAAGAATTTGTAAACTGCTAGCACAAAAATCTGAAAGAAAGCAATCAAGCAAGGTACATGGAATCAATCACAGAAGTTGGGATGCACTCCACCGAAGACAACTAATTGGCAACTTCAACAAATCTTCAAGATAACATCTTAAAGAAATTCAACAAAAACATAAGGCATCAAGAGAAAGATCGGAAAATAACAATTGTATAACTTAAGGCTCGCAGCTAAACCTATCCAAAACTCAGAAAGTATTAACATGCTATTAGATTATATCTAAATTCAATTGTATGCACAGATCTTCTTGCAGAAAAACAATAAAAGACAAGGATTTAGAGTTCTGTACATACTTACCTCAGATTCTAGACGTTTTCTTTCCTCATTTGCTTTCTTCTTGGCAATCTGCTTCATGCTTTCCACCTGGTTTGTACATACAACAATGAGCTTGTTATTGTGGAACAGCTGTGTTTTCCTACTAGTTACTACAGATAAATCCTATGAGTGAAATGGCAGTTTCAATAAATGAGACAGCACCTTGCGTTTTGCAATGTCATTAGCTATTTGCCTAGCCCTCCATTCATCAGCTTCCTGATCAACTCTGTCAAATTCTGCACTTTCCTGCACAATATCAAGAGAAGGGAAGCCATGCATTTATTGGATATGTGGCCATTTTGATG is from Triticum aestivum cultivar Chinese Spring chromosome 3A, IWGSC CS RefSeq v2.1, whole genome shotgun sequence and encodes:
- the LOC123060771 gene encoding U11/U12 small nuclear ribonucleoprotein 59 kDa protein codes for the protein MFPQPNAFGPLRPPQPPPWQWQWQQQQQHHHHHPHQQLPFQPEAAALAAASSFWQRDNVREHLKKLQETVAISSALINELEEIALVRNSSDASAQEPDSSAVASSSGSGVSSPGRPCHFSELASEIKISQDTHESLATDAANYLCSQLQHLLAPISSAINQDGPWAEKSAMVSLAQKLQKSKRNKRWRKRKRKHVAELFQKESAEFDRVDQEADEWRARQIANDIAKRKVESMKQIAKKKANEERKRLESELELALMVEKLQELRSVRVEKLKKQGHFLPEEDDKYLERVKAAVEEEERQAATAARTDAAKDAILTAEESRKAAHNTTAQEDGLGQPKSGSAPEQNQGDASISERSDHASQKTEHDDQKVEIKGPVHSESLTNLPFEFYHYYHGSSYDLGTLIEVRRMWDSFIRPGGSRIPGHWVQPPPPANDVWASYLVQPK